The following coding sequences are from one Portunus trituberculatus isolate SZX2019 chromosome 32, ASM1759143v1, whole genome shotgun sequence window:
- the LOC123512059 gene encoding small RNA 2'-O-methyltransferase-like isoform X2: MVVDIGSAELKFFRNLRYINGVQEVVLVDVDEETLQSSKHRVQPLMADFLLRRQEPLSVKVVCGDARVYDPLLSGAQVVTLIEVIEHMNECDLPALVQCVFQQVRPHLVVVTTPNADFNKFFPNHTPGKFRHWDHKFEWTAQEFQHWCLGVVEEYQDYTVEFSGCGLGPDGTFCTQVATFCHHTQYQEHSEPLLRTTMTAASFGEVRSSSQTAGLESVYKIVAECEFPVDKRTKEEFEVDYAMNRFNSLRNFLVAGERQGSESSLPLWQQQDRGLGLLSPPDGPLSSDCIHYLTPHFDSEEAVYKAGDVKNEYCFYIIDNRYALIPIRSLAHWVNSGADSDLTDELISRAVADECFQTQGSGSSWVGKVMLYEERVSSSRLTDSDSDPNSKDTSYTSWPSMEALHHNASQHATSVKVKLQIDDVCENDIENWD; the protein is encoded by the exons AGTAGCAAGCACCGAGTGCAGCCGCTGATGGCAGACTTCCTGCTGCGGCGACAGGAGCCTCTCAGTGTGAAGGTGGTGTGCGGCGACGCCCGGGTGTACGACCCACTTCTCTCTGGGGCCCAGGTGGTCACCCTCATTGAAGT CATTGAGCACATGAATGAGTGTGACCTGCCGGCCCTGGTGCAGTGTGTGTTCCAGCAGGTGAGGCCACACCTGGTGGTGGTCACCACCCCTAATGCTGATTTCAACAAGTTCTTCCCCAACCACACCCCAGGAAAGTTCCGGCATTGGGATCACAAGTTTGAGTGGACGGCACAGGAATTCCAGCACTG GTGTCTGGGTGTGGTGGAGGAGTACCAGGACTACACAGTGGAGTTTTCTGGCTGCGGTCTAGGGCCGGATGGCACCTTCTGTACTCAGGTGGCCACTTTTTGCCACCACACACAGTACCAAGAGCATTCAGAGCCTTTACTCAGAACAACCATGACCGCTGCCTCCTTTGGGGAGGTGAGAAGCTCGTCACAGACTGCCGGACTGGAGAGTGTGTACAAAATTGTAGCAGAGTGTGAATTTCCGGTGGACAAGAGAACCAAGGAGGAATTTGAGGTGGATTACGCCATGAATCGCTTCAACTCCTTAAGAAATTTCCTGGTGGCAGGGGAACGCCAGGGCAGTGAGTCCAGCCTTCCTCTGTGGCAGCAGCAGGACAGAGGCCTTGGACTACTCTCTCCTCCTGATGGCCCCTTGTCCTCAGACTGCATCCACTATCTCACACCACACTTTGATAGCGAAGAGGCCGTGTACAAGGCCGGGGACGTGAAGAATGAGTACTGCTTCTACATAATAGACAACAGATATGCTCTCATCCCTATAAGGTCCCTCGCTCACTGGGTGAACAGTGGTGCTGACTCTGACCTCACCGATGAGCTCATCAG TCGAGCCGTAGCAGACGAGTGCTTCCAGACACAAGGCAGCGGCAGCTCCTGGGTTGGTAAGGTGATGCTGTACGAAGAGAGAGTTTCTTCTTCCAGGCTGacagactctgactctgacccTAACTCTAAGGACACAAGCTACACCAGCTGGCCCTCCATGGAAGCTTTGCACCACAATGCCTCCCAGCATGCCACCAGTGTGAAGGTCAAGTTGCAAATTGATGATGTTTGTGAAAATGACATTGAAAATTGGGACTGA
- the LOC123512059 gene encoding uncharacterized protein LOC123512059 isoform X3, which produces MECKKWCWWMLTRKRFSKHRVQPLMADFLLRRQEPLSVKVVCGDARVYDPLLSGAQVVTLIEVIEHMNECDLPALVQCVFQQVRPHLVVVTTPNADFNKFFPNHTPGKFRHWDHKFEWTAQEFQHWCLGVVEEYQDYTVEFSGCGLGPDGTFCTQVATFCHHTQYQEHSEPLLRTTMTAASFGEVRSSSQTAGLESVYKIVAECEFPVDKRTKEEFEVDYAMNRFNSLRNFLVAGERQGSESSLPLWQQQDRGLGLLSPPDGPLSSDCIHYLTPHFDSEEAVYKAGDVKNEYCFYIIDNRYALIPIRSLAHWVNSGADSDLTDELISRAVADECFQTQGSGSSWVGKVMLYEERVSSSRLTDSDSDPNSKDTSYTSWPSMEALHHNASQHATSVKVKLQIDDVCENDIENWD; this is translated from the exons CAAGCACCGAGTGCAGCCGCTGATGGCAGACTTCCTGCTGCGGCGACAGGAGCCTCTCAGTGTGAAGGTGGTGTGCGGCGACGCCCGGGTGTACGACCCACTTCTCTCTGGGGCCCAGGTGGTCACCCTCATTGAAGT CATTGAGCACATGAATGAGTGTGACCTGCCGGCCCTGGTGCAGTGTGTGTTCCAGCAGGTGAGGCCACACCTGGTGGTGGTCACCACCCCTAATGCTGATTTCAACAAGTTCTTCCCCAACCACACCCCAGGAAAGTTCCGGCATTGGGATCACAAGTTTGAGTGGACGGCACAGGAATTCCAGCACTG GTGTCTGGGTGTGGTGGAGGAGTACCAGGACTACACAGTGGAGTTTTCTGGCTGCGGTCTAGGGCCGGATGGCACCTTCTGTACTCAGGTGGCCACTTTTTGCCACCACACACAGTACCAAGAGCATTCAGAGCCTTTACTCAGAACAACCATGACCGCTGCCTCCTTTGGGGAGGTGAGAAGCTCGTCACAGACTGCCGGACTGGAGAGTGTGTACAAAATTGTAGCAGAGTGTGAATTTCCGGTGGACAAGAGAACCAAGGAGGAATTTGAGGTGGATTACGCCATGAATCGCTTCAACTCCTTAAGAAATTTCCTGGTGGCAGGGGAACGCCAGGGCAGTGAGTCCAGCCTTCCTCTGTGGCAGCAGCAGGACAGAGGCCTTGGACTACTCTCTCCTCCTGATGGCCCCTTGTCCTCAGACTGCATCCACTATCTCACACCACACTTTGATAGCGAAGAGGCCGTGTACAAGGCCGGGGACGTGAAGAATGAGTACTGCTTCTACATAATAGACAACAGATATGCTCTCATCCCTATAAGGTCCCTCGCTCACTGGGTGAACAGTGGTGCTGACTCTGACCTCACCGATGAGCTCATCAG TCGAGCCGTAGCAGACGAGTGCTTCCAGACACAAGGCAGCGGCAGCTCCTGGGTTGGTAAGGTGATGCTGTACGAAGAGAGAGTTTCTTCTTCCAGGCTGacagactctgactctgacccTAACTCTAAGGACACAAGCTACACCAGCTGGCCCTCCATGGAAGCTTTGCACCACAATGCCTCCCAGCATGCCACCAGTGTGAAGGTCAAGTTGCAAATTGATGATGTTTGTGAAAATGACATTGAAAATTGGGACTGA
- the LOC123512057 gene encoding LOW QUALITY PROTEIN: 2-(3-amino-3-carboxypropyl)histidine synthase subunit 2-like (The sequence of the model RefSeq protein was modified relative to this genomic sequence to represent the inferred CDS: inserted 1 base in 1 codon), giving the protein MSAFTSMGTDVLQRQVAEGESRAASLALQDMYEVSRCVAWVRQGHHHKVCLQFPDELLGDAAAVAEALMCQLAQPVYILGDTTYGSCCVDEVAAEHVGADAVIHFGNTCLSPSQRLPVLYVPTRLHVDTGGMLERLKVALKEEMNGDHPLVFLFDARCQYVAGEVFSELHDLLPHLVCSSLVGVKWEEHTTPDTEDKLACHSQHRERKGSSSNEQNVNCCIACETCNSDLKCNHDDSGKCHESGVENVHRNSHNDSSTSDDSTSFKRNTEKSHGEVKFNGRCVLLPSNANINECNFIYLGPKGPTLDSLLLRFASATFYHLPPSGGEVQKVSGMQSLFXRNIKLEMIRDAQIIGVLAGTLGVARYREAIARLKTIIKAAGKRSYTFVVGKPNEPKLANVSEIDVFVYVACPETTLVDRASDPVLYRKLVAPWEVEVALVAGREWSMNFESDFSTLLPGGAHHMAVCEAAGRQEASVSLITNQTQTLGLRDSSEVGTAGPVMVQEGKALAALHVGGGGQVLGGRSWAGLDPSHPAPAASTVVVEGRKGIAAEYQDEKV; this is encoded by the exons ATGTCTGCCTTCACCAGCATGGGCACAGATGTGCTGCAGCGGCAGGTGGCTGAGGGCGAGTCCCGCGCCGCCTCCCTGGCCCTTCAGGACATGTACGAGGTCAGCCGCTGCGTGGCGTGGGTCAGGCAGGGCCACCACCACAAG GTTTGCCTACAATTCCCTGATGAGTTGCTTGGGGACGCTGCAGCTGTGGCCGAGGCCTTGATGTGCCAGCTGGCCCAGCCGGTGTACATCCTTGGAGATACAACTTATGGCAG CTGTTGTGTTGATGAGGTGGCAGCGGAGCATGTCGGAGCTGATGCTGTGATACATTTTGGTAACACTTGTCTGAGTCCCTCACAACGACTGCCTGTGCTGTACGTCCCCACCAGGCTGCACGTGGACACTGGTGGGATGTTGGAGCGGTTGAAGGTAGCtctgaaggaggagatgaatggtGACCACCCATTGGTCTTCCTCTTTGATGCCAGGTGTCAGTATGTGGCAG gTGAAGTGTTTTCAGAGTTGCATGACTTACTGCCTCACCTGGTGTGCTCCAGTCTGGTGGGTGTGAAGTGGGAGGAACACACCACTCCTGACACAGAGGACAAACTTGCCTGTCACTCACAGcacagggaaaggaaagggtccAGCAGTAACGAACAAAATGTAAATTGTTGTATTGCGTGTGAGACCTGCAACAGTGACTTGAAATGCAACCATGATGATTCAGGGAAGTGCCATGAATCTGGAGTGGAAAATGTTCACAGAAACAGTCATAATGACTCTAGCACATCTGATGACTCCACCAGTTTtaagagaaatacagaaaaaagccATGGGGAAGTAAAGTTCAATGGACGATGTGTATTGTTACCAAGTAATGCTAATATTAATGAGtgcaactttatttatttaggtcCCAAAGGACCCACCTTGGATAGCCTTCTACTGCGCTTTGCCAGTGCCACTTTCTACCACCTGCCGCCGAGTGGTGGCGAGGTACAGAAGGTCTCAGGGATGCAGAGTCTTT GTCGCAACATCAAACTGGAAATGATTCGTGATGCCCAGATCATTGGCGTCCTGGCGGGGACATTGGGTGTCGCCAGGTACCGAGAGGCAATTGCCCGGCTCAAGACAATCATCAAGGCTGCTGGGAAACGGAGTTACACATTTGTGGTCGGCAAACCCAATGAACCAAAACTGGCCAATGTCTCCGAGATTGACGTGTTTGTCTATGTGGCGTGTCCAGAGACAACGCTGGTGGACCGCGCCTCAGACCCAGTCCTCTATAGGAAGCTGGTGGCTCcctgggaggtggaggtggctcTGGTGGCTGGCCGGGAGTGGAGCATGAACTTTGAGTCTGACTTTAGTACCTTGCTGCCTGGTGGAGCACACCACATGGCAGTGTGCGAGGCAGCTGGGCGGCAGGAGGCAAGCGTCTCTCTCATCACTAATCAGACACAGACACTTGGCTTAAG GGACAGCAGTGAGGTAGGCACAGCGGGACCAGTGATGGTGCAAGAGGGCAAGGCTCTGGCTGCCCTACATGTAGGAGGTGGTGGGCAGGTTCTTGGGGGACGGTCCTGGGCTGGGCTGGACCCGTCCCATCCTGCACCTGCTGCCagtactgtggtggtggagggaaggaaaggtattgCTGCTGAATACCAAGACGAGAAAGTGTGA